In one window of Hyla sarda isolate aHylSar1 chromosome 1, aHylSar1.hap1, whole genome shotgun sequence DNA:
- the MOB1B gene encoding MOB kinase activator 1B isoform X2, which produces MSFLFGSRSSKTFKPKKSIPEGSHQYELLKHAEATLGSGNLRMAVMLPEGEDLNEWVAVNTVDFFNQINMLYGTITDFCTEESCPVMSAGPKYEYHWADGTNIKKPIKCSAPKYIDYLMTWVQDQLDDETLFPSKIGVPFPKNFMSVAKIILKRLFRVYAHIYHQHFDSVIQLQEEAHLNTSFKHFIFFVQEFNLIDRREQAPLQELIEKLTSKDR; this is translated from the exons cGGCAGTCGATCTTCAAAAACCTTTAAGCCAAAAAAGAGTATTCCGGAGGGCTCCCATCAGTACGAGTTACTAAAACATGCAGAAGCCACTCTGGGTAGTGGAAATCTGCGCATGGCTGTCATGCTGCCAGAGGGAGAAGATCTCAATGAGTGGGTGGCTGTGAACA ctgTGGATTTTTTCAACCAGATCAATATGTTATATGGAACCATAACAGATTTCTGTAcagaggaaagttgcccagttatgTCTGCTGGTCCAAA GTATGAATACCACTGGGCAGATGGAACAAATATAAAGAAGCCTATAAAATGCTCTGCTCCTAAATATATTGATTATCTAATGACTTGGGTACAAGACCAGCTTGATGATGAAACACTTTTCCCCTCAAAAATAG GTGTTCCCTTTCCGAAGAACTTTATGTCTGTTGCCAAAATTATATTAAAGCGACTTTTTCGAGTCTATGCCCATATCTATCACCAGCACTTTGACTCAGTGATCCAGTTGCAGGAAGAGGCACATCTTAACACGTCATTCAAGCACTTTATATTTTTTGTTCAG GAGTTCAACTTAATTGACAGAAGAGAACAAGCTCCTCTACAGGAATTAATTGAAAAACTGACATCCAAGGACAGATAA
- the MOB1B gene encoding MOB kinase activator 1B isoform X3 — MAVMLPEGEDLNEWVAVNTVDFFNQINMLYGTITDFCTEESCPVMSAGPKYEYHWADGTNIKKPIKCSAPKYIDYLMTWVQDQLDDETLFPSKIGVPFPKNFMSVAKIILKRLFRVYAHIYHQHFDSVIQLQEEAHLNTSFKHFIFFVQEFNLIDRREQAPLQELIEKLTSKDR; from the exons ATGGCTGTCATGCTGCCAGAGGGAGAAGATCTCAATGAGTGGGTGGCTGTGAACA ctgTGGATTTTTTCAACCAGATCAATATGTTATATGGAACCATAACAGATTTCTGTAcagaggaaagttgcccagttatgTCTGCTGGTCCAAA GTATGAATACCACTGGGCAGATGGAACAAATATAAAGAAGCCTATAAAATGCTCTGCTCCTAAATATATTGATTATCTAATGACTTGGGTACAAGACCAGCTTGATGATGAAACACTTTTCCCCTCAAAAATAG GTGTTCCCTTTCCGAAGAACTTTATGTCTGTTGCCAAAATTATATTAAAGCGACTTTTTCGAGTCTATGCCCATATCTATCACCAGCACTTTGACTCAGTGATCCAGTTGCAGGAAGAGGCACATCTTAACACGTCATTCAAGCACTTTATATTTTTTGTTCAG GAGTTCAACTTAATTGACAGAAGAGAACAAGCTCCTCTACAGGAATTAATTGAAAAACTGACATCCAAGGACAGATAA